In one Oncorhynchus gorbuscha isolate QuinsamMale2020 ecotype Even-year unplaced genomic scaffold, OgorEven_v1.0 Un_scaffold_1775, whole genome shotgun sequence genomic region, the following are encoded:
- the LOC124017318 gene encoding zinc finger protein 239-like, with translation MDRPCSDCRGSFVCPTHLLPRKKTLKRKKTYPCGQCGKRFQTPSSLKTHQLTHTGKKSYHCSQCRKTFSCSFNLRRHQRIHTGEKPFHCFQCGKSFRMEGQLNEHKRIHTGEKPYHCFQCGKSFGRAGALKAHQLIHTGEKPYHCSQCGKSFSQAGHLKTHHRIHSGEKPYHCSVCEMSFPLLQTLNRHQLTHTRKMPYHCSQCGKSFSQTGSLRAHQLTHTVEKPYHCLQCGKSFSHSSNVTAHQLTHTGEKNYHCTQCGKSFSLARYLKKHCQTHTGEKPYHCPQCGKSFRQSSHLRAHKLTHTGEKPCTTSLSVGRSSGRQQT, from the coding sequence ATGGACCGACCCTGCTCAGATTGTAGAGGCAGTTTTGTGTGTCCAACTCACCTCCTACCACGCAAAAAGACCCTCAAAAGAAAGAAAACGTACCCgtgtggtcaatgtgggaagagatttcAGACACCAAGCAGCTTGAAGACGCACCAGCTTACTCACACAGGAAAGAAGTcgtaccactgctcccagtgtagGAAGACTTTCAGTTGTTCATTCAATTTGAGGAGGcatcagagaatacacacaggagagaagcctttccactGCTTCCAATGTGGGAAGAGCTTCCGTATGGAAGGACAGCTAAACGAACacaagagaatacacacaggagagaagccgtaCCACTGctttcagtgtgggaagagctttggTCGGGCAGGAGCTCTAAAGGCACACCAGctaattcacacaggagagaagccgtaccactgctctcagtgtgggaagagcttcagcCAGGCAGGACACCTGAAGACACACCATCGAATTCACTCGGGAGAGAAGCCATACCACTGCTCTGTTTGTGAGATGAGTTTTCCTCTTTTACAGACCTTAAATAGACACCAGCTTACTCACACAAGAAAGATGCCTtatcactgctcccagtgtgggaagagcttcagtcAAACAGGAAGCCTGAGGGCACACCAGTTAACTCACACAgtagagaagccttaccactgccttcaatgtggaaagagtttcagTCATTCATCAAATGTGACGGCCCACCAGttaactcacacaggagagaagaatTACCACTGCactcagtgtgggaagagcttcagtcTGGCAAGATACCTGAAGAAACATTGTCAAACGCAcacgggagagaagccttaccactgccctcagtgtgggaagagtttccgTCAGTCATCACATCTGAGGGCACACAAGttaactcacacaggagagaagccctgTACCACTTCTCTCAGTGTGGGAAGATCTTCAGGCAGACAGCAGACTTAA